The nucleotide window GAAGCCGACGTGCCTGCCGCCGTTTCTGCCGTTGGTCGCTGACATTGGATGATAGTATTGTCGGGTACGGATTTCTAGTCCACCCAACAATTCCTGTTTGTGAGAGTAGCAAGATCCATCCTGTTCGTCGTGCTTCAAATCGGAGCTGTCGTCGCCGCGCCGGATTGCGCGTACACGCGATACGGCTGCACGTATCTGATCTGGTATCACGGTGACGGAAGTGGGGAGGCCATCGTCAGCTGCGATGAGGGAGCGAGATGGTACTGGTACACCGGAAGTGTCGGCACCTGTCCCGGCACAGGAGGATAGCGCTGCACGTGGCCGGCGGCCCTGGCACTGCCGGCGTTTCCGGAGCCTGCCGTCGTCGATTGTCCGCACGGGCAAGACTTCACCCGTAGAGCCGATCTCTAGCGGGACGGCCACCAGGACGTTGTATATTGTTTCGCGTGTGCACTTCGTAGATCGGAATTCGACATGAGCACTATCGTTATCGGGATCGGAAATCTCCTCATGACCGACGAAGGGGTGGGCGTTCATGTAGCCAGATGGCTGACCGACCACCGGGTTCTTCCCGAGGAGGTCGACGTCCTCGACGGCGGCACGGGAGGGTTCCACCTGATGGGTCATTTCCAGAATTACGACCGGGTCATACTCGTTGATGCAACCGCCGACGGCCAGAATCCGGGCACAATCACACAACTTCAGCCCAGGTACGCGAGCGATTATCCACAGACGCTGACCGCCCACGATATTGGTCTCAAGGATCTTATCGAAGCGATGTATCTACTGGACTCGAAACCTGAGATCATTCTGTTCACAATCTCGATTCGTATGCCGGTCGATTTCGGGGTAGAGCTCTCGGCTGACGTGGCGGCGTGCGTTCCCCGTGTGGCGGAAGCAGTCCGGACATATCTCGCTGCTGGTGGGTGAGCTGGACGAGCTTGCAATGATTCGCGCTAACATCACGCACACAGGTCGGCTTCGATTCGTTCTTACGTGCTGTCTCGTAGTTTCCGCCTGTCAGGGACGAATCACCACGACCAGTCTTGCACCGAATCTGCCGAGCATCCAGAGCGGGGTCTTCAGCGTTCACTGCGCGGTCGCAAACTGTCATCGCGGA belongs to Rhodothermales bacterium and includes:
- a CDS encoding HyaD/HybD family hydrogenase maturation endopeptidase, which gives rise to MSTIVIGIGNLLMTDEGVGVHVARWLTDHRVLPEEVDVLDGGTGGFHLMGHFQNYDRVILVDATADGQNPGTITQLQPRYASDYPQTLTAHDIGLKDLIEAMYLLDSKPEIILFTISIRMPVDFGVELSADVAACVPRVAEAVRTYLAAGG